The following nucleotide sequence is from Zingiber officinale cultivar Zhangliang chromosome 10A, Zo_v1.1, whole genome shotgun sequence.
gaggaagagagtagacttggaagctttgggcaaagactaggagttattcaataaaCATGAGTGTTGTCCTTCAAGCCTCAAAGTTTCCCATAAATAAAAGGAGAGAGtttatcatcatatcaactcatctcagcACCAGTTGGctgcaaaaccatcagtcgactagtgctaccgttggaggtagccaacgactacttcGCAGTACCAATGGTttaccaacggtcatttaccagttgactggtaaaactaccagtcgactggtagctgctggctgagcgaacaaaatacttctgttcgctcccagtcgactacaccagtcgactgcaccagtcgactggtcctggttATATACTCACAATCATCCTCTCCGAAGTCGCCctcttgaagccctcttcctcggcttACATCCCTCATATGCACTTGAGCTCGCagctcctctccgtgtcatccttcacatttccttgaagtccgcttctctcagctccactccgttgctcctcgtccggcggtccctcggatgtcttccacaccatccttcaccaactcaaggatccgagccgtAGGATGAGCTTTCCAAGCTTAGTTGCACCAAGCTTCTCATGTGTgcttcaccaagtcctgcaagacttaaGCACGCATATCGAAcgcatatgaaagcctaacttaaactctttaacacacacatcaaaatcatgatcgtaccgatcaaacttgggtcaattgcaccaacaataataatCCTTGAAGAACGTTCCagcagaatattctctgacacaaTTGTTTTTCTGACAGGTTGTCAGGATTCTCTGTTCATATTATCGGCTAAGTATATCTCAGTCGGCTTATGAGGTCGTCCGTCTTTATGCATGTCCCCGCATTAAGCTACTTTGTTATATACTGAATGTTGTTAGAATTCCATTCAGATAATAATATGACGCATTGGGCATACTGGAGATCTGTTCGAGGAGCCATATGATAAACCGTGCGTGTTGGAAATATATTTTGAGACTATTTGAAGCTAAGTACCTTACGTTGTGCGTATACACTCATCCGGTCCTATGATCGAATGAATACACAGGCATATTATTGTATGGAAATCCATGGGGACGACCAGTAGTAGAATAGGTCGAGTGTGTGTAGAGAAACTCACACAGAATAAGGAGTCTAGTCTTTCCCTCGACCAGACCTATGGCTGGTCGATTATGAGGTGAGTCGGTCATTCCGGCCACCCTATAAGACTGACTGTTCTTAAACCCGGTCGACTATTGAATGATCGAGCATACTGTCTTTCCAATTCATGAATAAAGTACTAAAACTCGCTCCTTATGTTCGATCGGCTTAAATGTCAGTCAGCGCTCTCCTAAACAGTTTGTAATCCGATCAGGTTTGACCTGAGAGCCTTAGCACTGGGCGGACAACCAAATCAAGtggagaatattttttttttccttgactTCGACTGTcacattattttaattttgattattaTATTATCTCCTAAGTCTACTCATTATATCCCGTATCATTCATTGTTGCCACGAACTGTATGCTTTCTCTTTGTTATTGTATTATCTATAACCTTTTCCTTGGCAGTTACTTTTCGCTGATTCACCCTATCACGAAGGACCATGTTCAAAGTGAAGATTATTTCTTTGATTGTGtacaaaaaaatacaaaaaaaattctCCAGCTAAATATCTTTAACACGTCAACCCTTTCAATTTCACTTGTAACTAAAGCAACATGTGACTGCCTACCCACCCAAAATGATGATCTCCTCTACTGGATCAATGTCTAAAACTTTCCCCACAGAGTTTAATCGAACAGCTCTTAATGGAATGATATAAATACACAGTAAAGCACAGCGTTGGACCTGCAGAAAACTCATGATCATTTTGAAGGACAACATGGACGATCGACCAGAAAATGGACCCGAAACTAACTCCAACCTGTACTATGCCATCAATCCTCGTGATCAGCCCAAGCACCACATTGTCGGCTGAATTATCCCACGTGTTGGTCGACGGGAATTGCTAATTCGATAACCTAAAAGGAGCCCTAAAAACCTAGCAACTCGCTGTACATCCAATCAATGCCTCAGAAGTAGGCCGAAAATAAACATGGCCAGACGAAAAACTCCAAACAAGTTCTTGTTACATTAGGTGGAGTCGGGCTAGCTGTGCGCTCGCATGCCACACGGTGCCATAGAAGGATGGTCAATCCATTATATTTTAAAGGAAGTTCAATGTATACCTACAATGATgatgttaaattaaattttaaaccacAAATGACTATCGTGTCGTGGCTCGGAATAAAATGTAAAAGTCTACGCTTTGAAAAATCTAAAGTTAAATAGGGAAGCTGAAATCAGACTGGGCTAGGTCGCTGCCGCATTACCTGTTCGACCAAATGACTAACTGTAGCCGATCCGCTTCCCGCCGCACAGTTTGTCTACATCACGATTTCCTCGTGCCTTAATTATCCCACAACGGCAAAACTAGAAGTTATAGATACCTAAAAACAGAGCACGAGAGGAAAGAAAACAGAGGAAGACAAAGGCAACCCACATTTGTCCATTCCCTTCACTTGTCCCTATCAGTACAGTCTACAGATATATGTTCGATCCACCTCACGCCAATATAAATAAATGACTAGCCATATTGCCTGCCTCAAGTCCCCATTTCTGAACTGGTTTAATTAATTGGAGCTGCAATGGTGGAATTTGGAATCGGCCAACTcgcctttgtcttcttttctttcgCTGCGGGATTCCTTGCCTTCGCGCTGCTGCTGAGGAAGCGTCCGTGTTGCTGCTGTCACGTGTGCCGGGCGTACCTGAGCGGCTCGTGGGCGGCAGAGTTCGACAACCTCAGCGACTGGTACGCGCAGCTGCTGCGCGAGTCGCCGACCGGCACCGTCCACTTTCACGTGATCGGGAAAACGGTGACGGCCAACCCGGCCAACGTCGAGTACATTCTCCGGACCCGGTTTGATAATTTCCCCAAGGGCGAGCCCTTCTCCGCTATCCTCAGCGACCTCCTCGGCCGCGGCATCTTCAACGTCGACGGCGACGCCTGGCGCTTCCAGCGCAAGATGGCCAGCCTCGCGCTCGGCAGCGTCAACGTGCGCGAGTACGCCTCCGGTATCGTCGCCGAGGAGATCTCCTGCGGCATGCTGCCGCAGCTCGCCGCGGCGACCGACACCGGCAGCGCAATCAACTTGCAGGTCGTGTTCCGGAGATTCACATTCGACGTCATCTGCCGTATCTCGTTTGGGCTCGAGAGGGGATGCCTCGAGCTGCCGGTGCCGATGGGAGAGTTCGCCGCGGCATTCGACTCCGCTTCGAGACTATTGGCGATGCGAGGTACGGCGGCGGCGCCGGCGGTGTGGAAGCTAAAGCGGCTATTTAATGTGGGATCGGAGAGGGAGCTGCGACGCGGGATCGCGATGATCAAAAATCTGGCGAAGGAGGTGATCCGGCAGCGGCGAAAGCTGGGTTACGACGGTTGCCACGACCTGCTCTCGCGGTTCATGAGCTCGGTGGAGGACGACGAGGAGTACCTCCGCGACATCGTCGTCAGCTTCCTCCTTGCGGGGCGCGACGCGGTCGCCTCCGCCCTGACCGGCCTCTTCCTGCTCCTCGCGCGCAACCCGCAGGTGGCCGCGCGGCTTCAACAGGAAATAAACGCCGGTGGTGGAGACTACGTGCAGGCGGCAATCCACGAGAGCCTGCGTTTGTACCCCCCGGTGCAGTTCGACTCTAAGTGGTGCGTGGAAGACGACGTGCTTCCGGACGGCACTTTCGTGGGTCAGGGGACGCGAGTGATGTACCACCCCTACGCCATGGGGCGGATGGACAGTATATGGGGCGCCGATTTCGCCGAATTCCGGCCGGAACGGTGGCTCCGAGGGAATAAGTTCACGGCGGAGAGCCTCTTCAAATACCCGGTGTTCCAGGCTGGTCCCCGGGTGTGCCTGGGCAAGGAACTCGCGCTGGCTGAGATGCGGATGGTGGCGATCGCTGTGTTGAAGCAGTTCGAGGTCGATGTGATGGATGCGAATCGGCCTGTCAAATTCGCGCCCGGTCTGATCTCGACGTTTAGCGGCGGGGTTTGGGCGCGGGTAAGCCGGCGTGCGGCCGTGCCGGCCACCGTATGATTACTTAATTTAGTCAGGCATAGTTTGGGGAGCAAATTTCGTTTCTCGACTCTCAGAGTCCGATCCTGAGACGGCGTTTTACTTTAATCCAGCTCCCTTGCCACGTGTGCATAAGCTGATAATTCGATCATAGATGCAGGTCTAGTGGAATGCGGGAGCCTATGGATGATCCTAATTATTAGTTTATTATGGCTCAGATCTATCCGTCTTAACCTCTCTGCTCCTGAGTAGCGTAAGAAGCATGAGTATTCGATTAAAATAGACaggattaaatcaattaaaatcgatcaaaatttttttaaccaATTGAAccagtcaattttttttttttaaaaaaaagaacacTGAATCGAAGAAAAACATCTATTAATTCTGTTTTAAACCGAATTAACCGAGCATCTAAAAAAACCGATATCACTTACGTAAGAGTCTCGATCGATCGTCGTTCCTACTGCCCTCCTTTCTCAACCGTCATTTCTTCGTGATCCATTCTTAAAACCTAGAAAAGTCTGCATTTTTTCTCAGCCAtgttataaattataataattggaGTTTCAGATTGGCAACAGGAAGATAAGAAGAACAGAGATGTATTATCTTCTTCTGAACTTTTGAGTGCTCTTCTCAATGGCCCATTGCATAAAGAATAAAAGATGGAGAATAATAAGAGAAAATCGTAACTGGACAAGTTCGTCTTCCAGTTCCTGGTGAGGTAGCA
It contains:
- the LOC122028221 gene encoding cytochrome P450 94C1-like — its product is MVEFGIGQLAFVFFSFAAGFLAFALLLRKRPCCCCHVCRAYLSGSWAAEFDNLSDWYAQLLRESPTGTVHFHVIGKTVTANPANVEYILRTRFDNFPKGEPFSAILSDLLGRGIFNVDGDAWRFQRKMASLALGSVNVREYASGIVAEEISCGMLPQLAAATDTGSAINLQVVFRRFTFDVICRISFGLERGCLELPVPMGEFAAAFDSASRLLAMRGTAAAPAVWKLKRLFNVGSERELRRGIAMIKNLAKEVIRQRRKLGYDGCHDLLSRFMSSVEDDEEYLRDIVVSFLLAGRDAVASALTGLFLLLARNPQVAARLQQEINAGGGDYVQAAIHESLRLYPPVQFDSKWCVEDDVLPDGTFVGQGTRVMYHPYAMGRMDSIWGADFAEFRPERWLRGNKFTAESLFKYPVFQAGPRVCLGKELALAEMRMVAIAVLKQFEVDVMDANRPVKFAPGLISTFSGGVWARVSRRAAVPATV